One Pseudomonas sp. B21_DOA genomic window, TGTCGCCGACAGCGTCGCCGCACCGACCGATGACATCGCCAGCCGCATGGCGCGCTCCGATCACTTCGAGCCGCTGACCTTGCTCTCGGCACTGAGTGCATTGACCGAGCACATCGGCCTGATTGCCACAGCCACCACCAGTTACAACGAGCCGTACCACGTGGCGCGCAAGTTTGCTTCGCTCGATCATTTGTCGGGCGGACGTGCCGGATGGAATCTGGTGACTTCGGACAACGCCGCCGAGGCGCTGAATTTTGGCCGCGATGCACACATCGGCCATGCCGAACGCTACAGCCGTGCCCGCGAATTTCATCAGGTGGTTACCGGGCTCTGGGACAGTTGGGAGGACGATGCCTTCCACCGCGACAAGGCCAGCGGCGCCTATTACCACCCGCATAAGCTGCACGTGCTCGACCATGTCGGTGAACATTTCCGGGTCAAAGGCCCGCTGAATGTCGCGCGCTCGCCGCAGGGACAACCGGTGATTGTTCAGGCCGGATCTTCCGAGGCGGGGCGGGAGTTGGCCGCACAAACCGCTGAAGTGGTGTTCACCGCGCAGACTTCGTTGGCCGCCGCACAGGCGTTTTATGCTGATATCAAGGGACGCTTGGCCAGGTTCGGGCGCAGCACCGATTCGCTGAAAATCATGCCCGGTGTGTTTGTCGTGGTCGGTGCCAGCGAGGCTGAAGCGCAGGAAAAATGTGAAACGTTTCAGCAATTGGTCGAACCGGAGGTGGGCGTCGCGCTGCTTGGGCGTATGCTGGGCAACTTCGATTTATCGAAGTACCCGCTGGACGGCCCTCTGCCAGAGTTGCCGCTAACTGACAGCGGCCAGCGGAGCCGACAGAAACTGCTGACTGAGCTGGCGGGGCGGGAGAATCTGACCCTCGCCGAACTCGGGCGCAGGATCGCTGGCGGACGTGGGCATTACAGCTTGGTCGGGACGCCGGCGCAGATTGCCGATCGCCTGCAGGAATGGTTCGAGCAAGGCGCAGCGGATGGCTTCAACGTGCTGGTGCCGCACCTGCCGGGCGGGCTGGAAGATTTCGCCAGTGGCGTGGTACCGGAACTGCAACGGCGTGGCTTGTTCAGAACTGAATATGAAGGCCGCACGTTGCGGCAGAACCTGGGGCTCGCCCGACCTGTAAACCGCTTCGCATGATTGATGGGGCCTTTGTGGTGAGGGATTTATCCCCGTTCGGCTGCGAAGCAGTCGTAAAACCAGCGCACTCGGTACACCTGATTCACCTAGGTTTCAGGTTTTGGGGCGGCTTTGCCACCCATCGGGGATAAATCCCCTCGCCACAAAGGTGTCCGGTTTCTGATGACTAAAAGACAGACAAGAGAGGATTCGATGACTTACACCGCTGCCGAAAACCGCTATGACTCCATTCCCTACCGCCGCGTCGGCCGCAGCGGTCTGGTGCTGCCGGCCTTGTCACTGGGGCTGTGGCACAACTTTGGTGACAGCACACCGATCTACACCCAGCGCGCCTTGCTGCGCACGGCGTTCGATCTGGGCATCAACCATTTCGATCTGGCCAACAACTATGGCCCGCCCTACGGCAGCGCCGAGATCAATTTCGGTCGCCTGCTGCGCGAGGACTTCAAGCAATATCGCGACGAGCTGATCATCTCCAGCAAGGCCGGTTGGGACATGTGGCCCGGCCCTTACGGCCAGGGCGGCGGTTCGCGTAAATACGTGCTGGCCAGCCTCGACCAGAGCCTGCAACGCCTCGGCCTCGACTATGTGGATATCTTCTATTCGCACCGCTTCGACCCGGACACCCCGCTGGAAGAAACCGCCAGCGCCCTCGCCACCGCTGTGCAGCAGGGCAAGGCGCTGTACATCGGCATCTCGTCCTATTCCGGAGTGAAAACCCGCGAAATGGCCGCGCTCCTGAAAGAGTGGAAGGTGCCGCTGTTGATCCATCAACCGGCGTACAACCTGCTCAATCGCTGGGTGGAAAAGGATTTGCTCGATACCACCGATGAGCTCGGCACGGGCGTGATCGCTTTCACTCCGCTGGCGCAAGGTCTGCTTACCGACAAGTACCTCAACGGCGTGCCAGCGGATGCGCGAGTCAATCGCCCGGGCGGCGGTTCGTTGCAGGCTTCGCACTTGTCCGAAGCAAACATTGCTCACGTGCGAGCGTTGAACGAGATCGCCCAGCGTCGCGGCCAGAGTCTGGCGCAACTGGCACTGGCGTGGACGCTGCGTGATCCACGAGTGACCTCGGCGTTGATCGGCGCGAGCCGGCCGGGGCAGATCATCGAGAACGTGGGGGCGTTGAAGAATCTGGATTTCAGCGCTGAAGAGCTGGCGGAGATCGACCGGTTTGCCCAGGAGGGCGGGATCAATCTTTGGGAGAAGCCTTCGACAGCCGAATAAGCCGCTGAGAGGATCGTTCCCACGCTCTGCGTGGGAATGCCGCCGGGACGCTCCGCGTCCCATCTAAAGCCGAACGCGGAGCGTCCGTTGATGCATTCCCACGCAGAGCGAGGGAACGATCATCAGCTATCACTTGAAGAACGGCACATCCCCCAACACTGTCGCCCGCTGCATCACCCGCCGCGCCGGGCGGTAATCGTCCACCGCGTAATGCTGGGTCACGCGGTTATCCCAGAAGGCGATGTCGTCTTTCTGCCAGCGCCAGCGGATAGTGAATTCCGGCCGGGTCGCGTGGGCGAACAGAAACTTCAGGATCGCCTCGCTCTCGGTTTCCGAGAGCTCGTTGATTTTCGAGGTGAACCCTTCACTGACGAACAGCGAGCGCCGTCCGCTGACCGGATGGGTGCGAATCAGCGGGTGCGACAGCGGTGGATTCTTGCGTCGTGCCTCTTCCCACTGCGCCAGCGCTTCAGGCGTGTTGCCGTAGCGCTCGAGCGGAAACGAACGAGTGAAATCGTGGGTGGCGGTGAGGCCTTCGAGCAGGCTTTTCATCGGCGCCGACAACGCTTCATACGCAGCAATCCCGCTGGCCCACAGCGTGTCGCCACCGAACTCCGGTAGCAACTTGGCGCTGAGCACCGCGCCCATTGCCGGCGTCGGCAGGAAGGTCACGTCGGTGTGCCAGATTGCGTTGTCGCGCACGTCGGTGACCGCGGTGTCGAGGATCAGCACTTCCGGTTGTTCCGGCACGTTCGGGTAGATCGGATGAATGTGCAGGTCGCCGAAATAATGCGCGAAGCGCGCCTGCTGTGCCGGCTCGATCGGCTGGTTGCGAAAGAACAGCACCTGATATTTGAGCAACGCCTGCTCGATGGCGTCGCGGTGCTCCAGGCTCAGCGGCTGGCTGATGTCGACGCCGCTGATCTGCGCACCGAGGGCCGAGCTTAACGGGGTGATGTTGAGGGTGCTCATGGTCGTTCTCTTCGAATTCGGAGTGTCATGCTTTTGTGGGAGCGAGCCTGCTCGCGAATGCAGAGTGTCAGGCGACAGTGCAGTGACTGATCTGACGCTTTCGCGAGCAGGCTCGCTCTCACAGGGGAATTTTCACAAATCGATTTAGTGCGCCTGGCCGTGCCATGGCACGAGTTTGCGCTGCAGGGCACGCAAGCCCATTTCCATGGCGAAGGCGATCAGGGCGATGACCAGAATCCCCAGCACCACCACGTCGGTGACCAGAAATTGCGCCGCCGACTGCACCATGAAGCCCAGGCCGCTGGTGGCCGCGATCAGTTCAGCGGCGACGAGCGTCGACCAGCCGACGCCCAGACCAATGCGCACGCCGGTGAGAATGTCCGGCAGAGCGCTCGGCAAAATCACATGACGAATCAACTGCACGCGCGTCGCACCCAACGACTGCGCCGCGCGCAGTTTTGCCGGATCAACGGTGCGCACACCCGTTGCAGTGGCGATGGCAATCGGCGCGAAAATCGCCAGATAGATCAGTAGCACTTTCGACAACTCGCCGATCCCGCACCAGATCACGATCAGCGGCAGATACGCCAGCGGCGGGATCGGGCGGTAGAACTCGATCAGCGGATCGAGGACACCACGGGCGATGCGATTGGCGCCGATGGCAATGCCCACCGGCACGGCGGTCAGAATCGCAAAAGCGAGGCCCAGACCGATGCGGCTGAGGCTGGCGCCCAGGTGCTGCCACAGCGTCGAATCCATGTATCCCGAGGTCGCGAGTAACCAGCCTTTTTGCAGCACGGCAGAAGGCGGTGGCAAGAACAACGGTTCGATCACGCCGGTCGCGGTCACCGCCCACCAGATCGCCAAGAGGCCGAACAGCGTCAGCAGGCTGATCCAGCGAGTGCTGAGGCTGCGGCGCACCGGGATGCTCACCGAAGGTGTTTTCACCGCCGCAGCGGAAACGTCGTAACTGCTCATGCGCGCTCCTGCCGGGGTACGGCGCTGCGTTGCGAGAAGACTTTGCTCAGCACGTGCTCGCGGGTTTCGATAAAGCGCGGATCGGATTTGACCGCACGGGCCGACTCGCCAGCGGCATAACGCTGACCAAAATCCAATTGCAGCCGCTCAACGATCTGCCCCGGATTCGGTGCCAGCAGAATCAGGTCCGTGGCGAGGAACACCGCTTCTTCAATGTCGTGGGTAATAAGAAAAACCGGTTTGGCAGTGCGCTGCCAGACTTGCAGCAACAGCTCCTGCATCTGCTCGCGAGTGAATGCATCAAGCGCACCGAACGGCTCGTCCATCAGCAACACGCGCGGGTCGGCGGCAAGGGCGCGGGCGAGGCCGACGCGTTGTTTCTGGCCACCGGACAATTGCCAGATGCGCCGGTCTTCGAAACCGGCGAGATCGACCAGCGCGAGCATTTCCCGGGCGCGCTGTTCGCGTTTGTCCTTGGTAACGCCGGCCAGTTCGAGGCCGAAGGCGACGTTGGCCAGTACGTCCTGCCAGGGCAGCAAGGCGTCATCCTGGAACACCACGCCACGTTCGGCGCTCGGACCTTTGACCGGCACGCTGTCGAGGGTGATGCGCCCGGCGCTCGGTTCGACGAAACCGGCAATCAGGTTCAACAGCGAAGTCTTGCCACTGCCGGACGGGCCGAGGGCAACCAGCAGTTGCTGCGGCCCCAGGGTCAGGGAAATATCCGCCAGCACCGGCTCCGGGCTGCCCGGGTACTGTGCGCTGATGCGCTCCAGCTGTAGCAAGGCCATCGCTGTTATCTCCCGATCAGTTGGTGATGTATTTGGCGCTGACGTACGGCGCGTAGTCCGGCAGCACGGCTTCGACCTTGTCTTGCTCCTTGAGGAACGCGGCGGTGTCGGTGATGGCTTTGGTGGTCGGCGCGCCGAGGTCGCTCACCTGATCCGCCGCCAATGGGTAGACGTTGCCCTGCAGCAGCAATGGAATGTCGCTGGCCTTGGCGCCGGAGAGTTTGACCAGTTTGTCGACGTTGCTCTGGTTGGCCAGCCAGGCCTGCGGATCCTTGCGGTAATCGGCGTAGGCATCGAGGGTGACCTTGGCGAATGCGGTGACGATTTCCGGGTGCTTGGCGGCGAAGTCCTTGCGCACGATCCACGCATCGAAGGTTGGTGCGCCGAACTTGGCCAACTCGCCGGAGGTAATCAGCACTTTGCCGTTTTCCTTGGCGACGCCCAGTGCCGGATCCCACACGTAAGTGGCGTCGATGTCGCCGCGCTTCCACGCCGCGATGATCGCTGGCGGCGCGAGGTTGAGCACAGTGACTTTCGACGGGTCGATGTTCCAGTGCTTGAGCGCGGCGAGCAGGCTGTAGTGCCCGGTGGACACGAACGGCACGGCGATTTTCTTGCCGATCAGATTCTGCGGAGTCTTGATGCCGGAGCCGTCGCGCGCGACCAGTGCTTCAGCGGCGCCGATCTGCGTGGCAATCAGGAAGGTTTCTACCGGTACCTTGCGGGTGATCGCGGCGGTCAGTGGACTCGAACCGAGGTAGCCGATCTGCACATCGCCGGACGCGATGGCGGCGATGATGTCGGCGCCGTTATCGAACTTGCGCCAGCTGATATCGGCCTTGGTGGCTTTCTCGTAGGCGCCGTCGGCCTGAGCGACTTTGGCCGGGTCGACGGTAGTCTGGTAGGCAACGGTGAGGTCGGCCGCCTGGGCGAGGAAGCTTGCAGCGGCCAGCGAGGCGGCGGCGAGCAGGCGAAGCGGGAAATTCAGTTTCAATTGAGAGCTCCAGATCAGGCGACCGAATGTCGGCGTGAACGGAGACTAAATGATCTAAGAATTCAAAAATAAATAACTTTTTCGAATGAGCTTATGAGCGGAAAAATCTAAGGCAGGAGAGGATGTGAGCTTTTGACTGATCGTTCCCACGCTCTGCATGGTAACGCCTCAAGGGACGCTCTGCGTCCAAAGCGACGCGGAGCGTCACAGGCTGCATTCCCACGCAGAGCGTGGGAACGATCATGGCCGGGGCGGCTTTAATTGCTGATGGCGAGGATACTCGCCTGATACGCACCAACAAAGACGTCGAAATCGCCGACTTCGTTCTGCTCAAGCTCGGTCTGCTGCGCCAGCGACGCGCGCGCCAGTTCTTCAAACTTCGCTTGCTCGTCAGCTGCCAACGGCTCGCTGCGGAAGAACTCGGCATGGGCCTGGCTCTGACGCAGGGAGAACTGCGCAAAGCTTTCCTTGTGCTCGGCCATGGCGGCCAACACCTGCGCCGATGGCGTCAACGACGGGTCGTTGACCTTGGCCAGTTGCGCATCCAGCGCCTTGCTGTGGGCATCACCGCCAACGCTCTGATCAAGCATCGCCGCCAGCGGAGCAATCTGCTCCAGCAGCTCGGCCGCCCACTGTTTCATCTCGACCGGCTGACCGTCACGCTGCAATTGCAGGCCCGGACGGCGGCCTTCCTTGACCACGCTGAGGAAGTTCGAGGTGGCATTGCCGCACGAAGTGTTGGTCAGCAGCGGGCTGTCGTTCAGCGCGCAATACAGCAGGAAGGCGTCGATGAAGCGCGACTCGGTGATATCGATGCCCATCGGCAGGAACGGGTTGATGTCCAGGCAGCGCACTTCGACGTACTGAATGCCGCGCGCCATCAGCGCCTGGATCGGCCGCTCGCCGGTGTAGGTCACGCGTTTCGGGCGGATGTTGGAGTAGTACTCGTTTTCGATCTGCAGGATGTTGGTGTTGAGCTGCACCCACTCACCATCCTTGTGCGTACCGACTTCAACATACGGCGCATACGGCGTGGCCACGGCTTCGCGCAGGCTGTCGGTATAGCTCGCCAGATCGTTGTAGCACGGTGTCAGGCCGGCCTGGGCGTTGCTCTGATAACCGAGATCGCTCATGCGCAGGCTGGTGGCGTACGGCAGATAGAGGGTGTCCGGATCGAGTTGTTCGAGCTGATGCGAACGCCCGCGCAGGAAACCGGCGTCCAGCGCCGGCGAAGCACCGAACAGGTACATCAGCAGCCAGCTGTAGCGACGGAAGTTGCGGATCAGGGCGATATAGGACACTGACTGGAAATCGCGGTCAGTGCCGACGAAACCTTCGGCTTCGCGCAGCAATGGCCAAAGCTGTTCCGGCAGGGAGAAGTTGTAGTGAATCCCGGCAATGCATTGCATGGTCTTGCCGTAACGCAGGGCCAGGCCCTTGCGGTAGACGTACTTGAGCTGACCGATGTTGGAGGTGCCGTAATAGGCGATCGGAATGTCTTCCTCGGCCGGCAACGGGCACGGCATCGATGGACTCCACAGGTACTCGTTGCCGAGTTTGCTGTAGGCAAAGCGATGAATCTTGTCCAGGCTCGCCAGCGTGTCGGCAGGATCCGGCAGGGCAGGCGTGATGAATTCCAGCAGCGACTCGGAGTAGTCGGTGGTGATCTGTTCGTTGGTCAGCGCGGAACCCAGGGCTTCGGGGTGCGGCGTCTGCGCCAGGCGACCTTCACTGGTCACGCGCAGGCACTCACGTTCGATACCGTGCAGGCACTGCTTGAGCAGAGAGAGGTTAGCGCGCTCGCCAAGCAGAGCCAGGCGGCGGTTGAGAAGTTCGCTCAATTTGGATTCCTTCACGCGTCAGTCGCCCCAATATGGGGGTGGGCAGGACGGTCTACAAGGGTGAAGTTGAAACTGGCGTTATCGCCTGGTTTTCTAGCCTGTCAGCCGCACACATAACCCGTAGGAGCTGCCGAAGGCTGCGATCTTTTGATTTTGTTTTTTAACACCAAGATCAAAAGATCGCAGCCTGCGGCAGCTCCTGCAGGATTCGTTGCGCCGAAATTAACTCAAAATGATGAGCAACATCTACAGGACAGCGAAGGTGCCTTGCGCTTTTGCGACCAGTTTGTCGCCCTGCATCACCTCGGCTTCGACCACCAGCGTGCGCCGGCCCGGGTGGATCACCCGCGCCGTGCACAGCACCTCGCCCTCGGAAACGGCGCGGATGTAGTTGATCTTGCATTCGATGGTCGCGCTCTGCTGATCGAAGCCATGGCTGCTGGAGCAAGCCAGGCCCATGGCAATGTCGACCAGGCTGAACAGCGCGCCGCCGTGCAATTTGCCGCCACGGTTGCGCAGTTCGGGCTCAAGCACCAGGGCGACTTGCGCCACCCCGGTGTCGAGGCTGTGCAGGCGGCAGCCCAACAGCTTGAAAAACGCGCTCTCGACGAGCCCGGCCGGCATGTCCATCAGCGTTTCTTCAATTGCTTGGCGTTGGCGAACAGCGAGGCCATCGCGTTGTTCACCGGTGCGGCGGTCGCAGTTTCCTTGCGTGGCGCATTGCCCGAAGACTGGCGCGGTGCCGAGCCCGGACGCGAGCCACGGGCGCCGTCGACCTTCTCGCCCGGCGTGTCGCTCATGCGCATCGACAGGCCGACGCGTTTGCGCGGAATGTCGACTTCCATGACCTTCACTTTCACCACGTCACCGGCCTTGACCGCTTCGCGTGGGTCCTTGATGAACTTCTCCGAGAGCGCCGAGATGTGCACCAGACCATCCTGATGCACGCCGATGTCAACGAACGCACCGAACGCCGTAACGTTG contains:
- the mgrA gene encoding L-glyceraldehyde 3-phosphate reductase; protein product: MTYTAAENRYDSIPYRRVGRSGLVLPALSLGLWHNFGDSTPIYTQRALLRTAFDLGINHFDLANNYGPPYGSAEINFGRLLREDFKQYRDELIISSKAGWDMWPGPYGQGGGSRKYVLASLDQSLQRLGLDYVDIFYSHRFDPDTPLEETASALATAVQQGKALYIGISSYSGVKTREMAALLKEWKVPLLIHQPAYNLLNRWVEKDLLDTTDELGTGVIAFTPLAQGLLTDKYLNGVPADARVNRPGGGSLQASHLSEANIAHVRALNEIAQRRGQSLAQLALAWTLRDPRVTSALIGASRPGQIIENVGALKNLDFSAEELAEIDRFAQEGGINLWEKPSTAE
- a CDS encoding LLM class flavin-dependent oxidoreductase, yielding MSKQMKLGAFLMATGHHVAAWRHPDVPANAGLDFAHYKRLAQIAEAAKFDALFVADSVAAPTDDIASRMARSDHFEPLTLLSALSALTEHIGLIATATTSYNEPYHVARKFASLDHLSGGRAGWNLVTSDNAAEALNFGRDAHIGHAERYSRAREFHQVVTGLWDSWEDDAFHRDKASGAYYHPHKLHVLDHVGEHFRVKGPLNVARSPQGQPVIVQAGSSEAGRELAAQTAEVVFTAQTSLAAAQAFYADIKGRLARFGRSTDSLKIMPGVFVVVGASEAEAQEKCETFQQLVEPEVGVALLGRMLGNFDLSKYPLDGPLPELPLTDSGQRSRQKLLTELAGRENLTLAELGRRIAGGRGHYSLVGTPAQIADRLQEWFEQGAADGFNVLVPHLPGGLEDFASGVVPELQRRGLFRTEYEGRTLRQNLGLARPVNRFA
- the tauD gene encoding taurine dioxygenase yields the protein MSTLNITPLSSALGAQISGVDISQPLSLEHRDAIEQALLKYQVLFFRNQPIEPAQQARFAHYFGDLHIHPIYPNVPEQPEVLILDTAVTDVRDNAIWHTDVTFLPTPAMGAVLSAKLLPEFGGDTLWASGIAAYEALSAPMKSLLEGLTATHDFTRSFPLERYGNTPEALAQWEEARRKNPPLSHPLIRTHPVSGRRSLFVSEGFTSKINELSETESEAILKFLFAHATRPEFTIRWRWQKDDIAFWDNRVTQHYAVDDYRPARRVMQRATVLGDVPFFK
- the tauB gene encoding taurine ABC transporter ATP-binding subunit, giving the protein MALLQLERISAQYPGSPEPVLADISLTLGPQQLLVALGPSGSGKTSLLNLIAGFVEPSAGRITLDSVPVKGPSAERGVVFQDDALLPWQDVLANVAFGLELAGVTKDKREQRAREMLALVDLAGFEDRRIWQLSGGQKQRVGLARALAADPRVLLMDEPFGALDAFTREQMQELLLQVWQRTAKPVFLITHDIEEAVFLATDLILLAPNPGQIVERLQLDFGQRYAAGESARAVKSDPRFIETREHVLSKVFSQRSAVPRQERA
- the gshA gene encoding glutamate--cysteine ligase, with the translated sequence MSELLNRRLALLGERANLSLLKQCLHGIERECLRVTSEGRLAQTPHPEALGSALTNEQITTDYSESLLEFITPALPDPADTLASLDKIHRFAYSKLGNEYLWSPSMPCPLPAEEDIPIAYYGTSNIGQLKYVYRKGLALRYGKTMQCIAGIHYNFSLPEQLWPLLREAEGFVGTDRDFQSVSYIALIRNFRRYSWLLMYLFGASPALDAGFLRGRSHQLEQLDPDTLYLPYATSLRMSDLGYQSNAQAGLTPCYNDLASYTDSLREAVATPYAPYVEVGTHKDGEWVQLNTNILQIENEYYSNIRPKRVTYTGERPIQALMARGIQYVEVRCLDINPFLPMGIDITESRFIDAFLLYCALNDSPLLTNTSCGNATSNFLSVVKEGRRPGLQLQRDGQPVEMKQWAAELLEQIAPLAAMLDQSVGGDAHSKALDAQLAKVNDPSLTPSAQVLAAMAEHKESFAQFSLRQSQAHAEFFRSEPLAADEQAKFEELARASLAQQTELEQNEVGDFDVFVGAYQASILAISN
- the tauC gene encoding taurine ABC transporter permease TauC, which produces MSSYDVSAAAVKTPSVSIPVRRSLSTRWISLLTLFGLLAIWWAVTATGVIEPLFLPPPSAVLQKGWLLATSGYMDSTLWQHLGASLSRIGLGLAFAILTAVPVGIAIGANRIARGVLDPLIEFYRPIPPLAYLPLIVIWCGIGELSKVLLIYLAIFAPIAIATATGVRTVDPAKLRAAQSLGATRVQLIRHVILPSALPDILTGVRIGLGVGWSTLVAAELIAATSGLGFMVQSAAQFLVTDVVVLGILVIALIAFAMEMGLRALQRKLVPWHGQAH
- a CDS encoding PaaI family thioesterase; translation: MDMPAGLVESAFFKLLGCRLHSLDTGVAQVALVLEPELRNRGGKLHGGALFSLVDIAMGLACSSSHGFDQQSATIECKINYIRAVSEGEVLCTARVIHPGRRTLVVEAEVMQGDKLVAKAQGTFAVL
- the tauA gene encoding taurine ABC transporter substrate-binding protein; the protein is MKLNFPLRLLAAASLAAASFLAQAADLTVAYQTTVDPAKVAQADGAYEKATKADISWRKFDNGADIIAAIASGDVQIGYLGSSPLTAAITRKVPVETFLIATQIGAAEALVARDGSGIKTPQNLIGKKIAVPFVSTGHYSLLAALKHWNIDPSKVTVLNLAPPAIIAAWKRGDIDATYVWDPALGVAKENGKVLITSGELAKFGAPTFDAWIVRKDFAAKHPEIVTAFAKVTLDAYADYRKDPQAWLANQSNVDKLVKLSGAKASDIPLLLQGNVYPLAADQVSDLGAPTTKAITDTAAFLKEQDKVEAVLPDYAPYVSAKYITN